A single Tachypleus tridentatus isolate NWPU-2018 chromosome 9, ASM421037v1, whole genome shotgun sequence DNA region contains:
- the LOC143225390 gene encoding uncharacterized protein LOC143225390 isoform X2: protein MATKEVLQNIFYFTNNVLRAAYFDRDWDKNSLLKAFQWAKYCEKVVHEAVAKSLSRELEKYLKDLTLKIPNCVVPCLNLCFLRDATHQLTLAFLQNPLLCEDMFELVLDMVLTKGNSKQTTKNLTDLVITHCGLLALTENVKPVTTDSHLLMIEIPLFKKYLHYKLSHMPSRKEYVCILFEWLHQVCSSQENAIYVLLVSALAPESISTDFHRLQQEVLMWILHRIDPSSTGYDVDIATSVWSLPPTVLNLAASNLAFYKTYIKFIIKSGEQMEPQYGSNGHTWIWRKTSSFLPKTSFKNLLHHLDTLVKSSSVSFATKIILKKLTAGSEGLFWESVLGLVLPLTV, encoded by the exons ATGGCTACTAAAGAGGTgcttcaaaacatattttattttactaacaacGTCCTAAGAGCTGCATATTTTGATAGAGACTGGGACAAAAATTCTTTGCTGAAAGCGTTTCAGTGGGCAAAGTACTGTGAAAAG gTCGTCCATGAAGCAGTTGCAAAATCACTTTCAAGAGAATTGGAAAAATATCTTAAGGACTTAACTTTGAAGATTCCAAATTGTGTTGTACCTTGTCTAAATTTATGCTTCCTGAGAGATGCAACACATCAGTTAACACTG gCCTTTCTCCAGAATCCACTTCTTTGTGAAGATATGTTTGAATTGGTATTGGACATGGTTCTGACAAAggggaattcaaaacaaacaacaaag aatttgactgaccttgttaTTACACACTGTGGACTTTTAGCTCTGACTGAGAACGTGAAACCAGTTACAACCGATAGCCATTTACTTATGATAGAAATTCCCTTGTTCAAGAAATACCTTCATTACAAACTGAGTCATATGCCAAGTAGAAAagagtatgtatgtat ATTGTTTGAGTGGCTTCATCAAGTGTGTAGTTCACAAGAAAATGCT ATTTATGTACTGTTGGTGAGTGCTTTAGCACCAGAATCCATTTCTACCGACTTCCACAGACTCCAGCAAGAAGTCTTGATGTGGATTCTTCATCGAATAGATCCATCAAGTACAGGTTATGATGTTGATATTGCTACTTCTGTATGGAGCCTCCCTCCTACTGTGTTAAATTTGGCAGCTTCTAATCTTGCATTTTATAAGACATACATCAAGTTCATAATTAAATCTGGTGAACAGATGGAGCCACAATATGGAAGCAATGGTCATACTTGGATTTGGAG GAAAACCTCATCATTCTTGCCAAAAACAAGCTTTAAGAACCTTCTTCACCATCTGGACACTTTAGTGAAAAGTTCAAGTGTTTCTTTTGCAACCAAGATTATCCTGAAAAAACTGACTGCAGGGAGTGAAGGGTTGTTTTGGGAGAGTGTTCTTGGTTTAGTGTTACCTTTAACAGTATAG
- the LOC143225390 gene encoding uncharacterized protein LOC143225390 isoform X6, producing the protein MATKEVLQNIFYFTNNVLRAAYFDRDWDKNSLLKAFQWAKYCEKVVHEAVAKSLSRELEKYLKDLTLKIPNCVVPCLNLCFLRDATHQLTLAFLQNPLLCEDMFELVLDMVLTKGNSKQTTKVLQIYVLLVSALAPESISTDFHRLQQEVLMWILHRIDPSSTGYDVDIATSVWSLPPTVLNLAASNLAFYKTYIKFIIKSGEQMEPQYGSNGHTWIWRKTSSFLPKTSFKNLLHHLDTLVKSSSVSFATKIILKKLTAGSEGLFWESVLGLVLPLTV; encoded by the exons ATGGCTACTAAAGAGGTgcttcaaaacatattttattttactaacaacGTCCTAAGAGCTGCATATTTTGATAGAGACTGGGACAAAAATTCTTTGCTGAAAGCGTTTCAGTGGGCAAAGTACTGTGAAAAG gTCGTCCATGAAGCAGTTGCAAAATCACTTTCAAGAGAATTGGAAAAATATCTTAAGGACTTAACTTTGAAGATTCCAAATTGTGTTGTACCTTGTCTAAATTTATGCTTCCTGAGAGATGCAACACATCAGTTAACACTG gCCTTTCTCCAGAATCCACTTCTTTGTGAAGATATGTTTGAATTGGTATTGGACATGGTTCTGACAAAggggaattcaaaacaaacaacaaaggtTTTACAA ATTTATGTACTGTTGGTGAGTGCTTTAGCACCAGAATCCATTTCTACCGACTTCCACAGACTCCAGCAAGAAGTCTTGATGTGGATTCTTCATCGAATAGATCCATCAAGTACAGGTTATGATGTTGATATTGCTACTTCTGTATGGAGCCTCCCTCCTACTGTGTTAAATTTGGCAGCTTCTAATCTTGCATTTTATAAGACATACATCAAGTTCATAATTAAATCTGGTGAACAGATGGAGCCACAATATGGAAGCAATGGTCATACTTGGATTTGGAG GAAAACCTCATCATTCTTGCCAAAAACAAGCTTTAAGAACCTTCTTCACCATCTGGACACTTTAGTGAAAAGTTCAAGTGTTTCTTTTGCAACCAAGATTATCCTGAAAAAACTGACTGCAGGGAGTGAAGGGTTGTTTTGGGAGAGTGTTCTTGGTTTAGTGTTACCTTTAACAGTATAG
- the LOC143225390 gene encoding uncharacterized protein LOC143225390 isoform X3, whose protein sequence is MATKEVLQNIFYFTNNVLRAAYFDRDWDKNSLLKAFQWAKYCEKVVHEAVAKSLSRELEKYLKDLTLKIPNCVVPCLNLCFLRDATHQLTLAFLQNPLLCEDMFELVLDMVLTKGNSKQTTKVLQNLTDLVITHCGLLALTENVKPVTTDSHLLMIEIPLFKKYLHYKLSHMPSRKELFEWLHQVCSSQENAIYVLLVSALAPESISTDFHRLQQEVLMWILHRIDPSSTGYDVDIATSVWSLPPTVLNLAASNLAFYKTYIKFIIKSGEQMEPQYGSNGHTWIWRKTSSFLPKTSFKNLLHHLDTLVKSSSVSFATKIILKKLTAGSEGLFWESVLGLVLPLTV, encoded by the exons ATGGCTACTAAAGAGGTgcttcaaaacatattttattttactaacaacGTCCTAAGAGCTGCATATTTTGATAGAGACTGGGACAAAAATTCTTTGCTGAAAGCGTTTCAGTGGGCAAAGTACTGTGAAAAG gTCGTCCATGAAGCAGTTGCAAAATCACTTTCAAGAGAATTGGAAAAATATCTTAAGGACTTAACTTTGAAGATTCCAAATTGTGTTGTACCTTGTCTAAATTTATGCTTCCTGAGAGATGCAACACATCAGTTAACACTG gCCTTTCTCCAGAATCCACTTCTTTGTGAAGATATGTTTGAATTGGTATTGGACATGGTTCTGACAAAggggaattcaaaacaaacaacaaaggtTTTACAA aatttgactgaccttgttaTTACACACTGTGGACTTTTAGCTCTGACTGAGAACGTGAAACCAGTTACAACCGATAGCCATTTACTTATGATAGAAATTCCCTTGTTCAAGAAATACCTTCATTACAAACTGAGTCATATGCCAAGTAGAAAaga ATTGTTTGAGTGGCTTCATCAAGTGTGTAGTTCACAAGAAAATGCT ATTTATGTACTGTTGGTGAGTGCTTTAGCACCAGAATCCATTTCTACCGACTTCCACAGACTCCAGCAAGAAGTCTTGATGTGGATTCTTCATCGAATAGATCCATCAAGTACAGGTTATGATGTTGATATTGCTACTTCTGTATGGAGCCTCCCTCCTACTGTGTTAAATTTGGCAGCTTCTAATCTTGCATTTTATAAGACATACATCAAGTTCATAATTAAATCTGGTGAACAGATGGAGCCACAATATGGAAGCAATGGTCATACTTGGATTTGGAG GAAAACCTCATCATTCTTGCCAAAAACAAGCTTTAAGAACCTTCTTCACCATCTGGACACTTTAGTGAAAAGTTCAAGTGTTTCTTTTGCAACCAAGATTATCCTGAAAAAACTGACTGCAGGGAGTGAAGGGTTGTTTTGGGAGAGTGTTCTTGGTTTAGTGTTACCTTTAACAGTATAG
- the LOC143225390 gene encoding uncharacterized protein LOC143225390 isoform X1 has protein sequence MATKEVLQNIFYFTNNVLRAAYFDRDWDKNSLLKAFQWAKYCEKVVHEAVAKSLSRELEKYLKDLTLKIPNCVVPCLNLCFLRDATHQLTLAFLQNPLLCEDMFELVLDMVLTKGNSKQTTKVLQNLTDLVITHCGLLALTENVKPVTTDSHLLMIEIPLFKKYLHYKLSHMPSRKEYVCILFEWLHQVCSSQENAIYVLLVSALAPESISTDFHRLQQEVLMWILHRIDPSSTGYDVDIATSVWSLPPTVLNLAASNLAFYKTYIKFIIKSGEQMEPQYGSNGHTWIWRKTSSFLPKTSFKNLLHHLDTLVKSSSVSFATKIILKKLTAGSEGLFWESVLGLVLPLTV, from the exons ATGGCTACTAAAGAGGTgcttcaaaacatattttattttactaacaacGTCCTAAGAGCTGCATATTTTGATAGAGACTGGGACAAAAATTCTTTGCTGAAAGCGTTTCAGTGGGCAAAGTACTGTGAAAAG gTCGTCCATGAAGCAGTTGCAAAATCACTTTCAAGAGAATTGGAAAAATATCTTAAGGACTTAACTTTGAAGATTCCAAATTGTGTTGTACCTTGTCTAAATTTATGCTTCCTGAGAGATGCAACACATCAGTTAACACTG gCCTTTCTCCAGAATCCACTTCTTTGTGAAGATATGTTTGAATTGGTATTGGACATGGTTCTGACAAAggggaattcaaaacaaacaacaaaggtTTTACAA aatttgactgaccttgttaTTACACACTGTGGACTTTTAGCTCTGACTGAGAACGTGAAACCAGTTACAACCGATAGCCATTTACTTATGATAGAAATTCCCTTGTTCAAGAAATACCTTCATTACAAACTGAGTCATATGCCAAGTAGAAAagagtatgtatgtat ATTGTTTGAGTGGCTTCATCAAGTGTGTAGTTCACAAGAAAATGCT ATTTATGTACTGTTGGTGAGTGCTTTAGCACCAGAATCCATTTCTACCGACTTCCACAGACTCCAGCAAGAAGTCTTGATGTGGATTCTTCATCGAATAGATCCATCAAGTACAGGTTATGATGTTGATATTGCTACTTCTGTATGGAGCCTCCCTCCTACTGTGTTAAATTTGGCAGCTTCTAATCTTGCATTTTATAAGACATACATCAAGTTCATAATTAAATCTGGTGAACAGATGGAGCCACAATATGGAAGCAATGGTCATACTTGGATTTGGAG GAAAACCTCATCATTCTTGCCAAAAACAAGCTTTAAGAACCTTCTTCACCATCTGGACACTTTAGTGAAAAGTTCAAGTGTTTCTTTTGCAACCAAGATTATCCTGAAAAAACTGACTGCAGGGAGTGAAGGGTTGTTTTGGGAGAGTGTTCTTGGTTTAGTGTTACCTTTAACAGTATAG
- the LOC143225390 gene encoding uncharacterized protein LOC143225390 isoform X4, with protein sequence MATKEVLQNIFYFTNNVLRAAYFDRDWDKNSLLKAFQWAKYCEKAFLQNPLLCEDMFELVLDMVLTKGNSKQTTKVLQNLTDLVITHCGLLALTENVKPVTTDSHLLMIEIPLFKKYLHYKLSHMPSRKEYVCILFEWLHQVCSSQENAIYVLLVSALAPESISTDFHRLQQEVLMWILHRIDPSSTGYDVDIATSVWSLPPTVLNLAASNLAFYKTYIKFIIKSGEQMEPQYGSNGHTWIWRKTSSFLPKTSFKNLLHHLDTLVKSSSVSFATKIILKKLTAGSEGLFWESVLGLVLPLTV encoded by the exons ATGGCTACTAAAGAGGTgcttcaaaacatattttattttactaacaacGTCCTAAGAGCTGCATATTTTGATAGAGACTGGGACAAAAATTCTTTGCTGAAAGCGTTTCAGTGGGCAAAGTACTGTGAAAAG gCCTTTCTCCAGAATCCACTTCTTTGTGAAGATATGTTTGAATTGGTATTGGACATGGTTCTGACAAAggggaattcaaaacaaacaacaaaggtTTTACAA aatttgactgaccttgttaTTACACACTGTGGACTTTTAGCTCTGACTGAGAACGTGAAACCAGTTACAACCGATAGCCATTTACTTATGATAGAAATTCCCTTGTTCAAGAAATACCTTCATTACAAACTGAGTCATATGCCAAGTAGAAAagagtatgtatgtat ATTGTTTGAGTGGCTTCATCAAGTGTGTAGTTCACAAGAAAATGCT ATTTATGTACTGTTGGTGAGTGCTTTAGCACCAGAATCCATTTCTACCGACTTCCACAGACTCCAGCAAGAAGTCTTGATGTGGATTCTTCATCGAATAGATCCATCAAGTACAGGTTATGATGTTGATATTGCTACTTCTGTATGGAGCCTCCCTCCTACTGTGTTAAATTTGGCAGCTTCTAATCTTGCATTTTATAAGACATACATCAAGTTCATAATTAAATCTGGTGAACAGATGGAGCCACAATATGGAAGCAATGGTCATACTTGGATTTGGAG GAAAACCTCATCATTCTTGCCAAAAACAAGCTTTAAGAACCTTCTTCACCATCTGGACACTTTAGTGAAAAGTTCAAGTGTTTCTTTTGCAACCAAGATTATCCTGAAAAAACTGACTGCAGGGAGTGAAGGGTTGTTTTGGGAGAGTGTTCTTGGTTTAGTGTTACCTTTAACAGTATAG
- the LOC143225390 gene encoding uncharacterized protein LOC143225390 isoform X5: MATKEVLQNIFYFTNNVLRAAYFDRDWDKNSLLKAFQWAKYCEKAFLQNPLLCEDMFELVLDMVLTKGNSKQTTKNLTDLVITHCGLLALTENVKPVTTDSHLLMIEIPLFKKYLHYKLSHMPSRKEYVCILFEWLHQVCSSQENAIYVLLVSALAPESISTDFHRLQQEVLMWILHRIDPSSTGYDVDIATSVWSLPPTVLNLAASNLAFYKTYIKFIIKSGEQMEPQYGSNGHTWIWRKTSSFLPKTSFKNLLHHLDTLVKSSSVSFATKIILKKLTAGSEGLFWESVLGLVLPLTV, from the exons ATGGCTACTAAAGAGGTgcttcaaaacatattttattttactaacaacGTCCTAAGAGCTGCATATTTTGATAGAGACTGGGACAAAAATTCTTTGCTGAAAGCGTTTCAGTGGGCAAAGTACTGTGAAAAG gCCTTTCTCCAGAATCCACTTCTTTGTGAAGATATGTTTGAATTGGTATTGGACATGGTTCTGACAAAggggaattcaaaacaaacaacaaag aatttgactgaccttgttaTTACACACTGTGGACTTTTAGCTCTGACTGAGAACGTGAAACCAGTTACAACCGATAGCCATTTACTTATGATAGAAATTCCCTTGTTCAAGAAATACCTTCATTACAAACTGAGTCATATGCCAAGTAGAAAagagtatgtatgtat ATTGTTTGAGTGGCTTCATCAAGTGTGTAGTTCACAAGAAAATGCT ATTTATGTACTGTTGGTGAGTGCTTTAGCACCAGAATCCATTTCTACCGACTTCCACAGACTCCAGCAAGAAGTCTTGATGTGGATTCTTCATCGAATAGATCCATCAAGTACAGGTTATGATGTTGATATTGCTACTTCTGTATGGAGCCTCCCTCCTACTGTGTTAAATTTGGCAGCTTCTAATCTTGCATTTTATAAGACATACATCAAGTTCATAATTAAATCTGGTGAACAGATGGAGCCACAATATGGAAGCAATGGTCATACTTGGATTTGGAG GAAAACCTCATCATTCTTGCCAAAAACAAGCTTTAAGAACCTTCTTCACCATCTGGACACTTTAGTGAAAAGTTCAAGTGTTTCTTTTGCAACCAAGATTATCCTGAAAAAACTGACTGCAGGGAGTGAAGGGTTGTTTTGGGAGAGTGTTCTTGGTTTAGTGTTACCTTTAACAGTATAG